One genomic window of Maribacter aquivivus includes the following:
- a CDS encoding Crp/Fnr family transcriptional regulator, whose translation MRTGTTNISKFSSNNSELLDSACNICTNKKCLIQKNIHSSNIEKLVQARKEIKCKKGQQFIMEGASVTGLFFLLSGKVKVLRTGLHGKEQIVRFAVPGEIIGHRGFGTEETYPISAIALVDCTLCYFSKELLQETLREIPSLTYDFMLFYANELNRSEIRVKSLSQMTVRERVIDTLLYIDRKFGQTNEFSSLLLSRREYADYAGTTEEQVIRMFSILKKEGLILTKGKRVGISNIELLKKEISEHNFYLDS comes from the coding sequence ATGCGTACAGGCACAACAAACATATCAAAGTTTTCTTCCAATAATTCTGAACTACTTGATAGTGCCTGTAATATTTGTACCAATAAGAAATGCCTAATTCAAAAGAATATTCATTCTTCTAATATTGAAAAATTAGTTCAGGCTAGAAAAGAAATCAAATGTAAAAAAGGGCAGCAGTTTATCATGGAAGGTGCTTCTGTTACCGGGCTATTTTTTTTGCTAAGTGGCAAGGTCAAAGTATTGAGAACCGGTCTTCATGGTAAAGAACAAATTGTTCGTTTTGCGGTGCCGGGTGAAATTATTGGGCATAGAGGTTTTGGTACAGAAGAGACGTACCCCATAAGTGCCATTGCTTTGGTAGATTGTACCTTATGTTATTTTTCAAAAGAATTACTTCAAGAAACCTTAAGGGAAATACCCAGTCTTACATATGATTTTATGTTGTTTTATGCGAATGAACTTAATCGTAGTGAAATCCGAGTAAAATCGTTATCTCAAATGACGGTTAGAGAACGTGTCATAGACACCTTATTATATATCGATCGTAAGTTTGGACAAACTAACGAATTTTCTTCCCTTTTATTAAGTAGACGTGAGTATGCAGATTATGCAGGTACCACAGAAGAACAGGTCATAAGAATGTTCTCTATTCTTAAAAAAGAAGGCTTGATACTTACCAAAGGTAAAAGAGTTGGTATTTCTAATATTGAATTGCTTAAAAAAGAAATATCAGAGCACAATTTCTACCTAGACAGCTAA